From Paenibacillus graminis:
TGTTCAATCTGATTGCCGACATGATTGCTGCACGGGTGGAAAAAAAGGAACGCCCTGCCGATGCTTCAACAGTGGCGATACAAAAGGACGTGGCGGTCTGGTACGGTTCAGCCGCCCTGATTGGCACCATCATCGCCTGGCTGCGGAACGACATGCCGTATACACCGCAATATCTTGCCAAGCAAATCACTTCGCTCCGGCATCAATAAGCTCAAATATTACCGGAACATCAGTCTTTGGCAGTCAGTCCTGAGCAGCACGCACATAGACCCGTTCTCCATGCCGGTCCACGATCACTTCGGATTCAAAGAAATCGCTCAGCACCGAGGCGGTTAGAATTTCTGGGGTTAGGCCGCTTTGCACCACTTGTCCTCTGCGCAGCAGCAGAGTGTGGCTGAATACAGGCAGAATTTCTTCAGTGTGGTGGGTAACATAGATTAGCGTCGGCATTTCTTTCGAAAGGGCCAGCTCACGGATGCTGTCCAGCAGCCGCTCCCGGGAGAACAGGTCCAGCCCGTTGCAGGGCTCGTCCAGGATCAGGACCCGGGGATCTGCCATCAGCGCACGGGCAATCAGCAGCTTTTGCTTCTCGCCCTGGGAACAGGTTCTGTATTCCCGGTCCCATAAGTGAAAGCAGCCCAGCTGCTTCATCAGCTCTCCGGCACGCACGGTATCCTGCTCGGTCAAGTGCTCATACAGGCCGATTGTGGCATGTTTGCCGCTGATGACAACGTTTTGTGTCCGGTCGGTGCCATAGAGCTTCTCCTGCAGGGAGGAGCTTACCCAGCCGATGGATTTGCGCATTTCACGCAGGTCCACTTCACCGTAACGCTCACCCAGCACTGAGATGCTGCCGGATGTGGGCCAGAGATATCCGGTGATCATATTTAACAGTGTGGTTTTGCCGGAGCCGTTCAAGCCGAGCAGAGCCCAATGCTCACCTGGACGTACAGTCCAGTTAATCCCGTTCAACAAGGTGTGGACGCCTTTGGTCCACGTTACATTATGTACATCAATAATCATGAGGATGACCTTCTTTCTGCAGCTGTATTGTTCATATCATAAACTGCTCCAAGTGGAAAGTCATTGTGTAAAGTGCTCGTAAATGGAGCACTTTTTGCTATAATGGCAGCAGGTGATGATCGTATGGAGATTAATTTACTGACCGATACCTTCGAGCTGTGGAAAGGCAAAAACGGTTTTGCGAACACTCCCCATGAGCATGCGGACTGGTATCAGGTCACCTTACCCGTACAAGGGACATGTGACTTATTACAGAACAGGCAAACCTACCTTCTGCAGCCGGGTGAAGGTCTGCTGCAGCATCCCGGAACCGAACATTCTTTTCAGGTGGGAGCCCTAGCGGCTGTTATCGTGATTAAGTTCCGCGGCAGTCTGCTGAATCATAAGTCGCTTGGAGGCTCACAGGAATACAGGCTGGCGCGGAATTTCAACCCCGAAGAGATCACTGAGCTCTTCCGCAATTGGTCGTATGAATTGCTGGGTAATGAAACGGACGCTCTAATGGTCCAGCAGATGGAGTTTCAGGTGCAGCTGTATCTTGAGCGGCTGCTGCAGGACGACGGGGAATCAGACCGGCCCGGCCTCCATAATTCTGTCTCTCGTCCCTATACGTCTGATCCCCATATGATCCGGGTAATAGATTATCTGCATACCTGCTACAGGACTGCTGTTGATATTGAATCCATGGCTGCCATTGCCCTGCAGAGCCGTTATCATTTTATCCGTTCATTCAAGCAATTGACGCAGCTCACGCCTTATCAGTATGTACTCCGGCTTCGAATAGACGAAGCCGGAAAAAGGCTGCGGCTATCCGAAGAATCGGTAACGGACATCAGCTTCAGCCTGGGCTTCTCCAGTGTTACACAGTTCTACCGGACCTTTTTGCGTTTGAAAGGCATGACCCCGGCGCAATACCGCAAGCTTACGAAGATTTAACGCTTCGCTTCGAAACGTCTACTCATTAAGAACGGGGCGTGTTCAATTGCATTCTATACAGCAGAATGGGATTTTCAGCAAAATAATGAGCAATCCTCTGCATAAAGTGCAATTACTGCACACTGAGATTATCCCAGTTGACCTGGAACTCCTTCAGCATCCCTTCTTTGGTCAGCTTGCCGCCGAGATAACCCTGGATGCTGCTGGATAATTCCTGCGGCATGCCGTTAGGCAGGCGTGACCAGTTCCAGGTTAAGGCCTGATCCTTATCCGTATATTCCAGCACCTCTGAACCAAGGGTACCCAGATCCTCTTCGGTACCCTTAATGCTGTCGAGCGCAGGGATGAACTGGAACTCCTTCGTGATGTATCTCTTGCCCGTCTCCGAGGTAACAAGCCAATCCAGGAAGAGCTTGGCTTCTTCCTTAACCGGGGAGAACTTGTTGACCACCCAGTTGCTTGGAACCCCTACATAGAGTTTATCGTTATCTTCCGGTGTATCGTCCATCGGCATCGGCAGGATGCCCAGATTCAGATCCGGATTAATGCCGTCGATCTGGCCTTGGGTCCAGTTGCCCTGCTGCATCATCGCCGCTTCCCCGCTGGCCACCATGGTGACCTGGGTATTATAGTCAGTCGAGAGCGGATTCTTGTTGCCGTATTCCACCGTCAGGTCCAGCAGGTCGAGCCACCTGGAGAAAACCGGATCTCCGGCAAATTTCTTAGAGCCGTCCGTGAGACCGGCAATAAAGCTTTCAGGATCGGGCTGCTGGGCGAAGGCTACGTTCACATTGTGGTTGCCGAGCACGAACCATTCCTGGTACCCGTTGGCAAAAGGGGTGATGCCTGCGGCTTTCAGTTTTTCGGCGGCCTCCCGCAGCGCGGTCAGCGTGAGCGGCTTTTGGGTAATTCCGGCTTGCTTGAACAGATCCTTATTATAAATGAAGCCGTATCCTTCCAGATTCATCGGCATGCCGTATAGCTTGCCGTCTACGGTCATTTGTTCGGCGGCCAGCGGCTTCACATCCTTGGCCCACGCTTCGCCGCTCAGGTCCTCCAGATATTCCAGCCACATATCGCGTTCATTATTGCCGCCGATGGTGAAGATATCCGGCTCATCCCCGGAAGAAAATTTCGCCCGCAGGGAGGCGCCATAGTCGCTGCCGCCGCCGACGCTCTGAATCTCCAGCCGGATGTCCGGGTGCTCCTTCTCGAATTCGGTCTTAAGCTTAGCCAGCGCTTCGGATATTTCGACCTTGAACTGGTAGATATGCACGGTTTTGATCCCGCCCGCATCGTCCGTGCCGCGTCCGCAGCCGGCTGTCAGCCCGGCCAGCAGCAGGGAGCATGCGAGGAGAAGTCCACGGCTTTTTCTCATATTCATTCATCCTCTCTGCCTGAAAGTAACTGCTATTCTCAGCCCTTGACAGAGCCTTGGGCAATGCCTTCAATAATATACTTCTGCATCAGCAGGAAAAAGATAACCACCGGTGTAATTCCGAGCACAAGACCCGGAAGCGCCAGATCCCACTGCTTCGTATACTGCCCGAAGAAAGAGTAAGTGGCGATGGGTATGGTACGGAGCACCGGGTCCTGCAGAATAAGCGAAGGCATCAGATAATCATTCCAGATCCACAGGGTGTTCAGAATAATGACGGTCACGATGATCGGCTGCATCAGCGGCAGCACAATCCGGAAAAAGGTGCCGTAAGGGCTGCTTCCATCCACCCGCGAGGCCTCCTCAATATCGACCGGAACGGATTTCACGAAACCATGGAAGAGAAAGACAGTCATGGGGGCACCAAAACCGAGGTAGGCCAGAATCAGGCCGGCGGTCGAATCCATCACACCCAGGCGGCTGACAATCTGCACCAGCGGGATCATGATTGCCTGAAAAGGAATGACCATCGCCGCTACAAGAGCCACATAGAGCATGCGGTTATACCTGCTGTTGTTGCGGACCATTTTATAGGCACACATGGAGCAGAGGAAGGCCAGCAGCACATTGCTGGTTACGGTGACCACCAAAGAGTTCAGGAACGCGTGCGGGAAATCGGTAGCTTTCCAGGCTTCTGCGTAGTTGTTCCATTGAAGGACAGAGGGAAGCGCGGCGGAATCCGATAGAATTTCGCTGTAGCTTTTGACCGAATTGGCCAGCAGGAAATAGAAAGGAACCAGAAATACAAGAGCGAGCAGAATCATCAGCAGCTCGGCCAGCAGCAGGGAAACATTGAATTTCTTGGCGGTAGTCTCCATTACAGCTCCACCTCTCTTTTCTTGGTCGCTCTAACCTGCAGCAGCGAGATGATGGCGACAATCACGAAAAAAATCATCGCTTTCGCCGAACCCATCCCAAACCTGCTGATCGTATAGGCTTCATTGTAAATATTGAGCGCGACCGACTCGGTGGCTTTGAAGGGGCCGCCTTTGGTCAGCGACAGGTTCAGGTCGAACAGCTTGAAGGACCAGGAGATGGAGAGGAACAAGCAAACGGTTACAGCCGGCATCACCAGCGGGAGGGTAACATGGCGCAAGGCTTGCATGCGTCCGGCTCCGTCCACCTTGGAGGCTTCGATCAGGCCCTGCGGAACATTGTTGATAGCCGAGATATAGATCACCATCAGATAACCCGCATTTTGCCAGACAAAAACGATCACAATGGCCCAAAACGATGTAGCTCCCGTGCCGAGCCAAGGCAGATTGAAGAAAGACCAGCCGGTAGCCTGCCCCACCGAGGCGAATCCTCTAACAAAGATAAACTGCCAGATGAACCCCAGCAGCAAGCCGCCAATGACATGGGGGACAAAAAACACTGTCCGCAGCAGATTGCGCGTAAACAGCTTGCGGGTCAGCACATAGGCGAGCATAAAGCCAAGCAGATTTGTCAGTACCAGGCCGAAAAATGTGAACCTGGCCGTGAACCAAAATGAATTCAGGAAGGAAGGGTCCTTGGTGAAAATATGGATATAGTTCCGCAGCCCGGTCCACTCGACATGGCGCGAGATTCCGTTCCAGCTGGTAAACGAGTAATAAAGCCCCAAAAAGAATGGAATCAATACAATCACAAAGAAAAACAGGGAAGTTGGCCCGACAAAAATAAACTGCTGCATCAGGCGTGATCTTTTTTTAAGGTCCATTGCTCCTCACCCCTTGGTGTATTGTAGACATTTCATTAAATAACCATGACGCCAGTTAAGCGAAACAAAAAAACTAATATTTTCCATATTCCGCTCCCGGGATGGAGGGTAACACATTACCGGTGAGCGGATGGAGAATCTGCACCCGGAGTTCGAAGTGAACGGTTGGCGGGTACCCATTACAGGCTGGGCGGATGAACACCATCGTGTATGATGTCATTGACGCAGGGGAGCTGCACACACTATAATCTAGAAAAAACGGACGAAGAACGTCCCGTATCCCATGGCTTCTTGGGGTGCGGGATTTTTTTGTGCCGGGGAGGCGGTCAGAGATGGGATTTGCCGAAGAACACTGTAAGTGGCTGGACGATCATAAGAACCGGAGAAGCGGGGAACGTCTGGATCGGCTGAAGCGCGGGCATGGGCATGGAGAGCAGATGTTTGTGGAGCGGGTGTGGTGGCCGATTTTTGGCCACATGGCTGATCTGCACCCTGAGTATGAGGTCATGGATTGGCGGGGCCGTCCTTATTTTGTTGATTTTGTCTGGAAGCCGGGGCAGGTGAAGTTTGCTTTTGAGATCAAGGGGTATGGGCCTCATGTGCAAAATACGGACCGTACCCGCTACCGGCAGGAGTTAAATAGAGAAACCTATCTGCAAATTGCGGGGTATCGCGTGGTCGCGGTTCCCTATGATGATCTGGAGTCGGCGCCGGAGCTGACCATTTCTCTCCTCAAATCCTTGCTCGTTCCATCTTTGTTGAAGAAGGCGGAGGGAGAGGGGCGTCTGTATACTAGGCTGGAGAGTGACATTCTGCGGTTAGCGGCACGTTGGAACGGGAGCATCCGGCCTGTTGATCTGGTAAATGAACTTGGCGTGAATCCGCGTACAGTCAAAAAACTGATGAATTCTTTATGTGAAAAAGGGAAGTTTAGGCCCATTCCTGCCCCTGTCAGTAATAGAGTGTGCCGGTATGAATATATTCATTCTTTTATGGATACTGAGCTATGGTAGGGTTTCCGCAAACAGGCTGGGGTTAGAAAGAGAGGTATAAATACCTCTGATCTGGCCGCAGATGGCGTGCGGAGCGGAAAAAGAGGTATAAATACCTCTGATCAGGCCGCAGACGGCCTGCGGAGCGGAAAGAGAGGTATAAATACCTCTGATCAGGCCGCAGACGGCCTGCGGAGCGGAAAGAGAGGTATAAATACCTCTGATCAGGCCGCAGATGGCGTGCGGAGCAGAACTCGCGCCCAGGCAGCCCCCGCCAGCAGCCTTTTCATCGTGCAGGTATGGTAGACTGGTCAGAATACAAGGAGGTTATGATGGATGTCAGGATGGCTGGGCAATCATTTGATTACGCAGATTGGAATTCTGGTGAACGACATTGAGAAGGTTAGCGGGGCGTATGCTGACTTTTTTGGGCTGGAAAAGCCGGACATTGTCGTGACCGATACGGCAGATATGGCCAAGACCCGATATAACGGCGTGGCGACGGAGGCGCGGGCGAAGCTTGCTTTTTTTGATATGGGTTCTGTGCAGCTGGAGCTGATTGAACCGGATCATCAGCCGAGCACGTGGCGGGATTACCTCAATGAGCATGGGGAAGGACCGCATCATATTGCTTTTGTCGTCGAAGGGATGAAGGAAAAGATCATGCTGCTCGAAGGCAAGGGCTTCCCGCTTCAGCAGAAGGGGGAGTATACCGGAGGGCGTTATGCTTATATGGATACGTTCAAGGAATTGAAAGTGCTGGTGGAACTGCTGGAGAATGACAACAAAGTATAGACAGGAGGATGCTTTATGAATATTCTAATTACCGGTGCCGGGCGGGGTCTGGGGGCTGAGCTGGTTGCCGAAGCGCTGGACCGCGGGCATGGAGTCATCGCCGGGGTCCGCCATCCTGAACTGGCACAGGAACCGTTGGCTCAGCTTGCTGCAATCCATGGAGACAAGTTGACCATAGCGGCCCTTGATGTTACAGACGAGGGCGGAATTGCCTCATTGGCCGCCTCGCTGAAAGGACAAGGGCGGACACTCGGCGGGATTATTAACAATGCGGCGGTCCTGAACGCCCGTGACACGCAGATTGAAGCGCTGGATCTGCAGGATATGCTGACCACGATGGATATTAATTTATACGGGCCGATGCGGGTGGTGAAGCATTTTTTGCCGCTCCTCACGGAATCCGAGTGTTCGATCATCAACATCTCGTCCGAAGCAGGCAGCATCTCGAATGCGTACCCTGGTGACTATCCTTATGCCATTTCCAAAACGGCGCTGAATATGTTCTCACAGCAGCTGCATGTATATTTGCGGGAACGCGGCGTACAAGTGCTCAGCGTGCATCCCGGCTGGATGCATACGGATATGGGCGGGGCAGAGGCGCCGACAGACCCGCGCAGCAGTGCCGGGGGCATCATTAGCCTGATGGAGCAGCGTAATGCTCCACAAGGCCGGTTCATGTTCCTTGACTATACAGGCAAGGACATGGACATCTAGCTGGGGGAGGAGACTGGACTAGCTGAACCCGGACGATATAGATTGAACTTGAAAATATATAAACAGGGAAAAGTGGCGGAAGAGAAGCTTGGAACTGTAGGAGCGGTAGTGTCCGCCTGAAAGCTTTCCGCAGGAAAGACTGCTATTTCAGCATAGACAGTCTGCGGATTTCCACCGCGAACCCCATCCCTGCACCTTCCCAATATAATCTATCCAAACGGAGAAACTCTGACAACCATTGTTGAGGGCTTCTCCGTTTTTTTATTTAGTAATTACAAAAAGTTGCTAGTTTACCCATGGAGGCTGAAACCGCTTACCTTTATAATGTGCCTGAAAGCACGAACTTAACAACGCCAAGGAGAGATATTTCAATGATACCAAAGCACCCATCGGATACACCGGCTGCCGGAGCGCCAAAAATCCCGCAGGAAGTGGAACAGCTGGAGCCCGCGCAGCGCAAGGAATTCACATTTGTGAAGGAGGGAAAGGCAGCTCCAATCTACATAGATCCCAAGGGAGAAGATTATGCCGGGTTGCGCCGGGCCGCCGGATCTTTTGCGGCAGATGTACACCTGGTGACCGGAACACAGCCTGACATTTGCTCCGAAACCTGCAAGCTTGATGGAACGGCAGTCATCGCCGGGTCCATTGGCAGCAATGAGCTGATTGACCGGTTGATTGCGGAGGGGACTCTGGATGTATCCGGGATCCAAGGCAAAAGGGAGTGCTACCGGATTCAAATGGTTGAACGGCCTGTTGCAGGAGTGGAGCAGGCACTCGTTATTGCGGGCAGTGATAAGCGGGGAACGATCTACGGCATCTATTCGATCTCTGAACGGATCGGGGTCAGCCCCTGGGTCTACTGGGCGGATGTTGTCCCGGAGAAGCAGCCGCTGCTGGCTATTTCTGCAAGCCTGCTGAATATAACCTCTAAGGAGCCATCCGTAAAATACAGAGGTATTTTTCTAAATGACGACTGGCCGTCGCTTGGCTCTTGGGTGACTCAAGCGTTTGGGGATTTCAACGAAGAGTTTTACGACAAGGTATTTGAGCTGATCCTCCGGTTGAAAGGGAATTATTTATGGCCTGCGATGTGGAGCGCTGAATTCAGCCTGAACGGCACAAGCAGCCCGTTGGCTAACGCCAGACATGCTGAGGAGTACGGCATCATTATGGGGACCTCCCATCATGAGCCTTTGTTCCGGGCGGGCAGCGAATGGCAAAAGGTGTACCATCAGTACGGAACAAGCAACCTGTGGGATTTTGCCCGGAACAGAGAGGCTATCACCGCCTTCTGGGAAGACGGAATCAAGCGCAACGGAAGCTTCCATAACCTGATCACCCTCGGGATGCGGGGGGAGGCCGATTCAGCACTGGAAGGCTCTGACCGGGAGAATATTGAGCTGCTTAAGGACATCATCCTGACGCAAAAAGCGCTGCTGAAGAAATATCATCTGGAGCATGAGCCGCAAATCCTGGCCGTCTATAAGGAAGTGGAGAAGTATTGGTATGGCACCGCCGGGGTAGAGGGCCTGAAGGATTGGGACGTCTTAAATGATGTTATCATTCTGCTGGCGGACGACAACTTTGGCAATCTCCGCAAAATCCCGGCGGCCCGCGGGCAGCGCCGCGGCGCTGGCTGGGGGATGTACTACCATTTTGACTATCACGGCGGTCCGTTTTCCTATGAATGGGTGAACACCATTCCGCTGGAGAAGGTCTGGGAGCAGATGTCCATGGCGTTCGATTATGGCATCCGGGATGTATGGATCGTCAATGTCGGGGATCTGAAGCCGATGGAGCTGCCGGTATCCTACTTCCTGGATTTGGCGTATGACTTTGAGGCGTGGGGCACGAATGCGGCCAACCGGACCGGAGAGTATACCAAGCGGTGGGTGGAGCAGCAGTTCGGCCATACTCTGGAACCGGGTACAGTAGAAGGAATCGCCCAGATATTATCCGGTTACACCCGGATGAACGGACGGCGCAAACCGGAAATCGTCACGCCCGCAACCTTTAGTCTGCTCCATTACCATGAGGCCGGACGGGTCTTGAAGCAAGCGGCAGAGCTTGAGCAGGCTGCGGATACTTTTTACGCGCTGATTGCCGAACAGCATAAGGATGCCTATTATCAGCTTGTCTACTATCCTGCGGCAGCTTCAGCTAATGTGGTCAAAATGAACATCTTTGCCGGACTGAACAGACTATATGCAGAACGGGGCAGTGTGCTTGCCAACACCTATGCGAATCTGGTAAAAGATGCGATCGGACGGGATCAGCACTTGCAGAAAGTCTATAACCACGGCATCTCGGGAGGCAAATGGCAGGGCATGATGAGCTCGGCTCATGTAGGATATGTCCACTGGGATGCGGAGGGATGGAAATATCCGGAGGTGAGCACGTTAGCCCCTGTCGATGGTCCGCTGATGATTGTTGATGTGGAGGGAACAGAGCAAGGATATGTATCAGGGACGGCCAGCCTCCCGGCATTTACCAATCTGCTGAAAGAAACCTATGACATTACGATCAGCAATGGCGGAGAAACGGGATTTGAGTATCAGGCGGAGTGCAGCGCAGATTGGATCAGGCTGGAGCAAACCCGGGGGTGGATTGACACGGGAACGACCATTCAGGCTGCTGTGGATTGGGATAAGCTTGGGCTTGGGGAAGCGGCTTCTGGTGAAATTACGCTCTCGGGCGCGGGAACAGCCGTGAGAGTGAAGGTAGCTGTGGATTGGACCAGCCTTCAGGATGTGCCGCCGATGACTTTTATTGAAGCCCATCAAGTCGTGTCGATCGAGGCGGAGCATGCCATGAGCCGTGTATCGAGGTCCGGGGTAGAGTGGAGGATCATCGGGAACTATGGACGCTCGTTATCCTCGCTCAAAATGTTCCCGGACGGGGTGTCTTTTGCCCAGCCGGAGCAGGCACCTTATCTGGAGTACCGGATTCTGGTGCGTCAAGATGGGGAATACACCCTGACAGCCTATATTGCCCCGACGAATAACCTCTCACCGGCCAGCGGATTGAAATATGCAGTAAGCCTGGATAACGGAACGCCGGTGGCTGCAGACGCCCTTCCGGTGGGCTATGAGGGCGGCAATCATGATCATGAACCATGGTGCCGGGCCGTGATGGACAATATCCATACTTCGGTCACTTCCCATGAGCTGGCCAAAGGGCTGCATACGCTCCGATTCTATGGCCTGGATGCCGGACTGGTTCTGCAAAAGCTGGTTTTGTCCGCTGCTCCGCTGCCGTATTCATACCTGGGACCTGAAGAGAGCTTCTATACAGGGCATGCCGGACATTAATAATTATTGGGCAGACGGAGGAGGGCGGAAGATATGCTCCTTTTCGATGTGTCCTCCGTTATTTCAGCGCAGATGACGGGGGATAGCCCTTTATCATTTTGAATACATTGCTGAAATAGGCAACGTCATGATACCCGCAATGCTCCGCGACTTCTGACACATTGAAACCGCCTGCCGACAAAATCATCTCCGCGTTGTTTACCCGCACTTTGTTCATGAATTCCTTGCAGGTAAAGCCGGTGTTCTGCTTGAACAGCTTGCCCAGGTATACGGGATTCAGGCCGACCCCAGCGGCCAGTTTGGAAATGCTCATGTTCTCTGAATAGTGATCCATGATATAGGCCATCACTTTATGGACTCTCGGATCAACCAGCGGTGCCTCCTGATGGTGGGCGATGCTAAGCAGCCGGTAAACGATCAGCTGGAAAATAGCCCGGGCCTTCATCCGGTAGAGCGGCTGCTTGCCCATCCACACATGGGAGAAATCCCGGATATCGTCCATAATTTCTTTGGTCCTCCGGTTTCTCGTAACCGTGTGGAAAGGCAGCTGGACATGATTATCCGGCCCTTCCCAGCAAAAATTAAAGGCATAGGAATGCATTGGAGATTGCTTGCAAGTCTGGGCCTCGCGGATACTGCCAGCAGGCGCATAGAGCATGTCGCCAGCCTCTACCGTAAATTTCCGGCCGTTAATGTAATAGTCCGCCCGGCCTTCAAGGATGAACGTCAGATCATGGAAATCAATGGGGCTTCTGGCAATCTCCCAGTCCGGAAAGCATTTGCGGTCGACGAACAGAAAAACCTGTGGCACAAGGTTCTCATATTGGCTAATGTCCATTAGGGCTATTCCTCCTTCCGTACATCATCATAGCATCATGGATTGTAATGTTAAATGCCTGGCCGATAATGAAAATTAACAGGTGTGGGAAGCCTATGGAAGGTGAACATCTAAAATCCCAAACAGGTGAGGAATGAATTGATTTGGATAAAGCTTCAGGGAAGGCAAAAGACGACAAAAAACTGAAATGGTGGCAGCTAAGTCTGCTGGGCGTTGCGGGTACCATTGGTACCGGTTACTTTCTGGGGTCCAGTCTTGCGATTTCCATTGGCGGACCGGCGGTTTTGCTGGTGTATATTCTTGCCGCCGCAGGTACTTATGTAGTATTTGACGCCTTATCCAGAATGACGGCGGATCATCCGGAGCAGGGATCTTTCCGTTCCTATGCCAAAAAGGCCTTTGGGAGCTGGGCGGGCTTCGCC
This genomic window contains:
- a CDS encoding ABC transporter ATP-binding protein, with amino-acid sequence MIIDVHNVTWTKGVHTLLNGINWTVRPGEHWALLGLNGSGKTTLLNMITGYLWPTSGSISVLGERYGEVDLREMRKSIGWVSSSLQEKLYGTDRTQNVVISGKHATIGLYEHLTEQDTVRAGELMKQLGCFHLWDREYRTCSQGEKQKLLIARALMADPRVLILDEPCNGLDLFSRERLLDSIRELALSKEMPTLIYVTHHTEEILPVFSHTLLLRRGQVVQSGLTPEILTASVLSDFFESEVIVDRHGERVYVRAAQD
- a CDS encoding AraC family transcriptional regulator, with the translated sequence MEINLLTDTFELWKGKNGFANTPHEHADWYQVTLPVQGTCDLLQNRQTYLLQPGEGLLQHPGTEHSFQVGALAAVIVIKFRGSLLNHKSLGGSQEYRLARNFNPEEITELFRNWSYELLGNETDALMVQQMEFQVQLYLERLLQDDGESDRPGLHNSVSRPYTSDPHMIRVIDYLHTCYRTAVDIESMAAIALQSRYHFIRSFKQLTQLTPYQYVLRLRIDEAGKRLRLSEESVTDISFSLGFSSVTQFYRTFLRLKGMTPAQYRKLTKI
- a CDS encoding ABC transporter substrate-binding protein, yielding MRKSRGLLLACSLLLAGLTAGCGRGTDDAGGIKTVHIYQFKVEISEALAKLKTEFEKEHPDIRLEIQSVGGGSDYGASLRAKFSSGDEPDIFTIGGNNERDMWLEYLEDLSGEAWAKDVKPLAAEQMTVDGKLYGMPMNLEGYGFIYNKDLFKQAGITQKPLTLTALREAAEKLKAAGITPFANGYQEWFVLGNHNVNVAFAQQPDPESFIAGLTDGSKKFAGDPVFSRWLDLLDLTVEYGNKNPLSTDYNTQVTMVASGEAAMMQQGNWTQGQIDGINPDLNLGILPMPMDDTPEDNDKLYVGVPSNWVVNKFSPVKEEAKLFLDWLVTSETGKRYITKEFQFIPALDSIKGTEEDLGTLGSEVLEYTDKDQALTWNWSRLPNGMPQELSSSIQGYLGGKLTKEGMLKEFQVNWDNLSVQ
- a CDS encoding carbohydrate ABC transporter permease, with the protein product METTAKKFNVSLLLAELLMILLALVFLVPFYFLLANSVKSYSEILSDSAALPSVLQWNNYAEAWKATDFPHAFLNSLVVTVTSNVLLAFLCSMCAYKMVRNNSRYNRMLYVALVAAMVIPFQAIMIPLVQIVSRLGVMDSTAGLILAYLGFGAPMTVFLFHGFVKSVPVDIEEASRVDGSSPYGTFFRIVLPLMQPIIVTVIILNTLWIWNDYLMPSLILQDPVLRTIPIATYSFFGQYTKQWDLALPGLVLGITPVVIFFLLMQKYIIEGIAQGSVKG
- a CDS encoding carbohydrate ABC transporter permease; this encodes MDLKKRSRLMQQFIFVGPTSLFFFVIVLIPFFLGLYYSFTSWNGISRHVEWTGLRNYIHIFTKDPSFLNSFWFTARFTFFGLVLTNLLGFMLAYVLTRKLFTRNLLRTVFFVPHVIGGLLLGFIWQFIFVRGFASVGQATGWSFFNLPWLGTGATSFWAIVIVFVWQNAGYLMVIYISAINNVPQGLIEASKVDGAGRMQALRHVTLPLVMPAVTVCLFLSISWSFKLFDLNLSLTKGGPFKATESVALNIYNEAYTISRFGMGSAKAMIFFVIVAIISLLQVRATKKREVEL
- a CDS encoding VOC family protein, whose translation is MSGWLGNHLITQIGILVNDIEKVSGAYADFFGLEKPDIVVTDTADMAKTRYNGVATEARAKLAFFDMGSVQLELIEPDHQPSTWRDYLNEHGEGPHHIAFVVEGMKEKIMLLEGKGFPLQQKGEYTGGRYAYMDTFKELKVLVELLENDNKV
- a CDS encoding SDR family oxidoreductase, with protein sequence MNILITGAGRGLGAELVAEALDRGHGVIAGVRHPELAQEPLAQLAAIHGDKLTIAALDVTDEGGIASLAASLKGQGRTLGGIINNAAVLNARDTQIEALDLQDMLTTMDINLYGPMRVVKHFLPLLTESECSIINISSEAGSISNAYPGDYPYAISKTALNMFSQQLHVYLRERGVQVLSVHPGWMHTDMGGAEAPTDPRSSAGGIISLMEQRNAPQGRFMFLDYTGKDMDI
- a CDS encoding glycosyl hydrolase 115 family protein, with translation MIPKHPSDTPAAGAPKIPQEVEQLEPAQRKEFTFVKEGKAAPIYIDPKGEDYAGLRRAAGSFAADVHLVTGTQPDICSETCKLDGTAVIAGSIGSNELIDRLIAEGTLDVSGIQGKRECYRIQMVERPVAGVEQALVIAGSDKRGTIYGIYSISERIGVSPWVYWADVVPEKQPLLAISASLLNITSKEPSVKYRGIFLNDDWPSLGSWVTQAFGDFNEEFYDKVFELILRLKGNYLWPAMWSAEFSLNGTSSPLANARHAEEYGIIMGTSHHEPLFRAGSEWQKVYHQYGTSNLWDFARNREAITAFWEDGIKRNGSFHNLITLGMRGEADSALEGSDRENIELLKDIILTQKALLKKYHLEHEPQILAVYKEVEKYWYGTAGVEGLKDWDVLNDVIILLADDNFGNLRKIPAARGQRRGAGWGMYYHFDYHGGPFSYEWVNTIPLEKVWEQMSMAFDYGIRDVWIVNVGDLKPMELPVSYFLDLAYDFEAWGTNAANRTGEYTKRWVEQQFGHTLEPGTVEGIAQILSGYTRMNGRRKPEIVTPATFSLLHYHEAGRVLKQAAELEQAADTFYALIAEQHKDAYYQLVYYPAAASANVVKMNIFAGLNRLYAERGSVLANTYANLVKDAIGRDQHLQKVYNHGISGGKWQGMMSSAHVGYVHWDAEGWKYPEVSTLAPVDGPLMIVDVEGTEQGYVSGTASLPAFTNLLKETYDITISNGGETGFEYQAECSADWIRLEQTRGWIDTGTTIQAAVDWDKLGLGEAASGEITLSGAGTAVRVKVAVDWTSLQDVPPMTFIEAHQVVSIEAEHAMSRVSRSGVEWRIIGNYGRSLSSLKMFPDGVSFAQPEQAPYLEYRILVRQDGEYTLTAYIAPTNNLSPASGLKYAVSLDNGTPVAADALPVGYEGGNHDHEPWCRAVMDNIHTSVTSHELAKGLHTLRFYGLDAGLVLQKLVLSAAPLPYSYLGPEESFYTGHAGH
- a CDS encoding helix-turn-helix domain-containing protein is translated as MDISQYENLVPQVFLFVDRKCFPDWEIARSPIDFHDLTFILEGRADYYINGRKFTVEAGDMLYAPAGSIREAQTCKQSPMHSYAFNFCWEGPDNHVQLPFHTVTRNRRTKEIMDDIRDFSHVWMGKQPLYRMKARAIFQLIVYRLLSIAHHQEAPLVDPRVHKVMAYIMDHYSENMSISKLAAGVGLNPVYLGKLFKQNTGFTCKEFMNKVRVNNAEMILSAGGFNVSEVAEHCGYHDVAYFSNVFKMIKGYPPSSALK